A genomic region of Planococcus kocurii contains the following coding sequences:
- a CDS encoding NERD domain-containing protein, whose amino-acid sequence MIIVTFSAWTGFSEVFLGVGQYFSNLDSIWGNLDSISSNPDSISINFKFCLHNTHILAIFKVISHEGEDRLIIKTRTKPPQIFQLESLLQRMPTVHPRHPHWTEKLRRITAGYHGELRVDSFWHEIDLSLPHYFIHDLFIQKEKSSHQIDSVLVTSRFVLVLEIKSISGLLNFDPTLRQFSRTNKDGSIDGMNNPDDQLRRHEKWLEQFLRKQRIQLPVVGAIIFTYPSSVIQSRAGSRIMIQSSGLPHLMEQLLIRHPHDVLSKKKTEVLAKNLLALYSIKPIASLGLTDSFPPGVLCPNCPYCLLHYRGGKWRCNACLHVDPLAHLDALRQYRTLVKTTISSREFRDFTGIMSPSIASKLLASSKMAYHGSFKDRQYVIPEAF is encoded by the coding sequence GTGATTATTGTAACATTTTCTGCTTGGACTGGCTTTTCGGAAGTGTTTTTGGGGGTTGGACAGTATTTCTCGAATTTGGACAGTATTTGGGGGAATTTGGACAGTATTTCATCCAATCCGGACAGTATTTCCATTAACTTCAAATTTTGCTTGCACAACACCCACATTCTAGCTATATTTAAAGTAATTTCACATGAAGGAGAGGATCGATTGATCATTAAAACACGCACAAAGCCCCCTCAAATTTTCCAACTGGAAAGTTTGCTTCAACGAATGCCCACTGTCCATCCCCGACATCCCCACTGGACAGAAAAACTCCGTCGCATCACCGCCGGATATCACGGCGAATTGCGCGTAGACTCCTTTTGGCACGAAATCGACCTCTCGTTACCGCATTATTTCATCCACGACTTGTTCATCCAAAAAGAGAAGTCTTCCCATCAAATTGACAGCGTTCTAGTGACCAGCCGATTCGTACTGGTATTAGAAATCAAAAGCATTTCCGGCTTACTCAATTTCGATCCTACTTTGAGGCAATTTTCCAGAACCAATAAAGACGGCAGCATTGATGGCATGAACAATCCAGACGATCAATTGCGCCGCCACGAAAAGTGGCTGGAACAATTTTTACGCAAGCAACGCATCCAGCTGCCTGTTGTCGGCGCCATCATTTTTACGTACCCATCGTCTGTGATTCAATCTCGCGCAGGCAGTCGCATCATGATTCAGTCATCTGGACTACCACACCTCATGGAACAATTACTGATTCGTCACCCGCACGATGTATTATCTAAGAAGAAAACGGAAGTGCTGGCGAAAAACTTACTTGCGCTCTATTCAATAAAACCAATTGCGTCACTTGGACTTACGGATTCATTTCCACCTGGTGTGTTATGCCCCAACTGCCCATATTGCTTGCTCCATTATCGTGGTGGAAAATGGCGTTGCAATGCATGTCTGCATGTTGATCCTCTCGCGCATCTTGATGCGCTGAGGCAATACCGCACTTTGGTCAAAACGACTATCAGCAGCAGAGAATTTCGCGACTTTACAGGAATTATGTCTCCCTCAATCGCTTCAAAGCTATTAGCGAGCTCGAAAATGGCTTATCACGGCAGTTTTAAAGATCGGCAGTATGTGATTCCCGAGGCGTTTTAG
- a CDS encoding DNA topoisomerase III, whose amino-acid sequence MKSIVLAEKPSVARDIARVLGCEQKGNGYLEGKQYIVTWALGHLVTHAQPEQYNNDFKEWKMDTLPIIPKPFKLVPIKQSMKQFNAVKSQLQRGDVKEVIIATDAGREGELVARWILEKTNTRKPVKRLWISSVTDKAIKDGFNNLKDGRAYENLYAAAVARAEADWVVGINATRALTVKYNAQLSTGRVQTPTLAMIAEREKQIRNFQPKPYYGMQAITDQATFTWTDGNSTQSFDKEKIDKRFNKLENTHEGTVTDIKITPKRQPAPPLFDLTELQKEAYKRYSWSAKETLNTLQNLYERYKIVTYPRTDSKHLTSDMRDTLKDRVKAVQVGPYRSLSAMILKNPVAPQKGVIDDAKVSDHHAIIPTEETPPLHELSDKEHKLYDMIVKRFLAVFYPQYEYDQTTVKLTAGGETFQAKGNTVRNEGWKRIYKDENDSDDTTLPAFEKGQSLTLKGIALTDGKTKPPAFFNEGTLLGAMENPAQFMSGETKEVIQTLGEVGGLGTVATRADVIDKLFNTFLIEKKGKDLTITSKGRQLLELVPEDLKSPKLTADWEQQLTKIAKGQLKKEDFIKEMIVFAEKSVSDIKKSDKKFKHDNITGKMCPDCGKPLLEVNGKRGKMNVCQDRECGYKKQVAMQTNARCPNCHKKLELQGEGDGKIFVCKCGHREKLSAFEKRKKSGQSKANKKDVNKYLNQQDEAPQNTAMAEALKKLLGQSE is encoded by the coding sequence ATGAAATCAATCGTTTTAGCAGAAAAGCCATCCGTTGCGCGTGACATTGCACGTGTTTTAGGGTGCGAACAAAAAGGCAACGGCTATTTAGAAGGCAAACAGTATATCGTCACATGGGCACTCGGCCATTTAGTGACGCATGCGCAGCCAGAGCAATACAACAATGATTTTAAAGAGTGGAAAATGGATACGTTGCCGATTATTCCAAAACCATTTAAATTGGTGCCAATCAAACAATCGATGAAACAATTTAATGCGGTAAAATCTCAATTACAGCGCGGCGATGTCAAAGAAGTCATCATCGCAACAGACGCAGGCCGCGAAGGGGAGCTTGTCGCCCGTTGGATTTTAGAGAAAACCAATACACGTAAACCGGTAAAACGGTTGTGGATTTCATCGGTTACCGACAAAGCGATCAAAGACGGATTTAATAACTTAAAAGACGGTCGCGCTTACGAAAATCTATACGCAGCAGCCGTAGCGCGCGCAGAAGCGGATTGGGTTGTCGGCATTAACGCAACGCGCGCGTTGACCGTTAAATACAACGCACAATTATCAACAGGGCGCGTACAAACGCCGACACTTGCGATGATTGCGGAACGCGAAAAGCAAATTCGCAACTTCCAGCCGAAACCTTATTACGGCATGCAAGCCATAACGGACCAAGCGACATTTACATGGACGGATGGCAACTCGACACAATCATTTGATAAAGAAAAAATTGACAAGCGATTCAACAAACTCGAAAACACACATGAAGGCACCGTGACGGACATTAAAATCACGCCGAAACGTCAGCCAGCACCGCCTTTATTTGATTTGACCGAACTGCAAAAAGAAGCTTATAAGCGCTATAGCTGGTCGGCGAAAGAAACACTTAACACGCTGCAAAATTTATACGAACGCTACAAAATTGTGACGTATCCGCGGACAGACTCGAAACATTTAACGAGCGATATGCGTGATACGTTAAAAGATCGCGTAAAAGCAGTGCAAGTCGGACCGTACCGCAGTTTGTCGGCAATGATTTTGAAAAATCCAGTGGCTCCGCAAAAAGGCGTCATTGATGACGCGAAAGTATCCGATCACCATGCCATTATCCCGACGGAAGAAACACCACCGCTGCACGAATTATCAGACAAAGAGCATAAATTATACGACATGATCGTCAAACGGTTTCTTGCTGTATTTTATCCGCAATACGAATATGATCAAACGACGGTCAAGCTAACGGCTGGAGGCGAAACGTTCCAAGCAAAAGGCAATACCGTTCGCAATGAAGGCTGGAAACGTATTTATAAAGACGAAAACGATAGTGACGATACGACATTGCCAGCGTTTGAGAAAGGTCAGTCGTTGACACTCAAAGGCATTGCGTTAACAGATGGCAAAACCAAGCCACCTGCATTTTTCAATGAAGGAACGTTACTTGGCGCCATGGAAAATCCAGCGCAGTTTATGAGCGGCGAAACAAAAGAAGTGATTCAAACGCTTGGCGAAGTGGGTGGACTTGGCACAGTAGCAACACGAGCTGACGTCATCGATAAATTATTTAATACCTTTTTGATCGAGAAAAAAGGCAAAGATTTGACGATTACGTCAAAAGGTCGCCAGTTGCTGGAGCTTGTTCCGGAAGACTTAAAGTCTCCGAAACTGACCGCCGATTGGGAGCAGCAATTAACGAAAATTGCGAAAGGCCAATTGAAAAAAGAAGACTTCATAAAAGAAATGATTGTCTTTGCTGAAAAATCGGTGTCAGATATTAAAAAGAGCGACAAGAAATTCAAACACGATAACATTACTGGCAAAATGTGCCCGGATTGTGGGAAACCGCTTCTTGAAGTCAACGGTAAGCGTGGCAAGATGAACGTCTGCCAAGATCGTGAATGTGGTTATAAAAAACAAGTAGCGATGCAAACCAATGCGCGCTGCCCAAATTGTCATAAAAAATTGGAATTGCAAGGTGAAGGAGACGGCAAGATTTTCGTCTGCAAATGTGGTCACCGTGAAAAACTATCAGCATTTGAGAAACGCAAAAAATCCGGTCAATCCAAAGCCAACAAAAAAGACGTCAATAAATACTTGAACCAGCAAGATGAAGCCCCTCAAAATACCGCAATGGCCGAAGCCTTGAAAAAATTATTAGGTCAAAGCGAATAG
- the ybaK gene encoding Cys-tRNA(Pro) deacylase — MAKKMVKTNAARMLDKSEIHYELLHYRTEDGKVDGVSVAEKIGFAVEFVYKTLVATGASKQAYVFVIPVAEELDLKKAAQATGEKKIEMLPVKEILTLTGYIRGGCSPVGMKKPFPTFISSEAGQLDEIIVSAGKIGVQLKLAPNELLAATTGQFAELTASSQ; from the coding sequence ATGGCGAAGAAAATGGTGAAAACCAATGCAGCACGTATGCTTGATAAAAGTGAAATCCATTACGAACTGCTTCATTACCGTACAGAAGACGGCAAAGTAGACGGAGTTTCTGTCGCTGAAAAAATTGGTTTTGCTGTAGAATTTGTATACAAAACGCTGGTTGCAACGGGGGCATCAAAACAGGCTTACGTCTTTGTCATACCCGTTGCAGAAGAATTGGATTTAAAAAAAGCCGCCCAAGCCACTGGTGAAAAGAAAATCGAAATGCTACCGGTCAAGGAAATCTTGACATTAACTGGCTATATTCGTGGGGGTTGCTCTCCTGTTGGCATGAAAAAACCGTTCCCGACCTTCATTTCCTCAGAAGCTGGACAACTAGATGAAATAATCGTTTCTGCTGGTAAAATTGGTGTTCAGCTGAAACTAGCTCCTAATGAACTGCTGGCTGCAACAACTGGTCAGTTTGCCGAGTTGACAGCATCAAGTCAATAG
- a CDS encoding YczE/YyaS/YitT family protein, with the protein MKRSLFYRWLFFIVGLIVLALGFTMTIKGSKLGIGPWDVLHVGLYLKFGLTIGTWSVIAGFTLIGSTAFFTRRIPQIGTFLNMLLVGVFIDVFNFLIPDIQTLVGQIVILSAGIIISGYGVGLYVSPKIGAGPRDSLMMLLVDKTGLSISVVRAGIEVGVALLGWLLGGPVGIGTIAVALLTGRIVQVSLPQFERLLVTLIGEKENLPPVLKV; encoded by the coding sequence ATGAAGCGTTCGCTATTTTATCGCTGGCTGTTCTTTATCGTTGGATTGATTGTCCTCGCTCTTGGCTTTACAATGACCATAAAAGGAAGCAAATTAGGAATTGGGCCGTGGGATGTGCTACACGTCGGATTGTATTTAAAATTTGGACTGACCATTGGTACGTGGTCGGTCATTGCCGGTTTCACACTGATTGGGAGTACGGCTTTCTTTACGCGAAGGATCCCGCAAATCGGTACTTTTTTAAATATGTTGCTCGTCGGAGTCTTTATCGATGTTTTTAATTTTTTAATTCCTGATATTCAAACCTTGGTCGGACAAATTGTGATTTTGTCTGCCGGAATTATTATTTCAGGCTACGGCGTCGGTCTTTACGTATCACCGAAAATTGGTGCAGGTCCTCGGGATAGCTTGATGATGCTGCTCGTTGATAAGACAGGACTTAGTATTAGTGTCGTTCGGGCAGGAATTGAAGTAGGAGTGGCATTACTGGGTTGGTTGCTCGGTGGACCTGTTGGCATTGGAACCATTGCCGTTGCTTTGTTAACTGGTAGAATTGTACAAGTTTCTTTGCCTCAATTTGAAAGATTGTTAGTAACACTGATCGGTGAAAAAGAAAATCTGCCGCCCGTTCTGAAAGTTTAA
- a CDS encoding class I SAM-dependent DNA methyltransferase, giving the protein MGREFVEIFDEWVHTYDDSVSGKDEEYKDVFLKYNEILQAVADAASEPVIEFGVGTGNLTEKLLERGLQVVGIEPNQAMRKVTAEKMADLKVIDGDFLEFEAGISPQSFVSSYAFHHLTDTEKAQAFQLYADQLPRGGKVIFADTVFVSERAKQEIIAFEQNRGHLNLVEDLNREYYTTVPKLEELITKAGFTVKLSKMNNYVFLIEATKI; this is encoded by the coding sequence ATGGGTCGAGAATTTGTAGAAATATTTGATGAGTGGGTTCATACGTATGATGATTCAGTTAGTGGAAAAGACGAGGAATACAAAGACGTCTTCTTAAAATACAACGAAATCTTGCAGGCAGTGGCTGATGCAGCCAGTGAGCCAGTTATTGAGTTTGGTGTCGGTACCGGGAATTTGACTGAAAAACTTCTTGAACGCGGGCTGCAAGTAGTAGGAATCGAACCCAACCAAGCGATGCGTAAAGTAACTGCAGAAAAAATGGCAGACTTAAAAGTAATCGACGGAGATTTTTTGGAATTTGAAGCCGGAATTTCACCGCAAAGCTTTGTCAGTTCTTATGCGTTTCATCATTTAACGGATACAGAAAAAGCCCAAGCTTTTCAACTTTATGCCGATCAACTGCCAAGAGGCGGAAAAGTAATTTTTGCAGACACTGTATTTGTTTCAGAAAGAGCCAAACAGGAAATAATTGCGTTTGAACAAAATAGAGGTCATCTTAATTTAGTAGAAGACTTGAACCGTGAATACTACACGACGGTTCCAAAACTAGAAGAGTTGATTACAAAAGCAGGGTTTACCGTAAAGTTGTCGAAGATGAACAACTACGTCTTTTTGATTGAAGCAACTAAAATCTAA
- a CDS encoding S-ribosylhomocysteine lyase has protein sequence MKKMNVESFNLDHTKVVAPYVRLAGEKTGAKGDTIRKYDIRFKQPNKEHMEMPGLHSLEHMMAEHSRNHSDNIVDIGPMGCQTGFYLSVINLDDYDEILQILENTLKDVLEADEVPACNKVQCGWAASHSLEGAKELAREMLAKKEQWTQVFAETAN, from the coding sequence ATGAAAAAAATGAATGTTGAAAGCTTTAACTTGGATCACACAAAAGTAGTGGCACCGTATGTCCGTTTAGCTGGAGAAAAAACAGGAGCTAAAGGCGATACGATTCGCAAATACGACATCCGTTTCAAGCAGCCAAACAAAGAGCATATGGAAATGCCTGGACTTCATTCGCTTGAACATATGATGGCTGAACACAGTCGCAATCATTCTGATAACATCGTTGATATTGGGCCAATGGGATGCCAGACAGGCTTTTATTTGTCTGTTATTAATTTGGATGATTATGATGAAATTCTTCAAATATTAGAAAATACATTAAAAGACGTCTTAGAAGCAGACGAAGTGCCAGCATGCAATAAAGTGCAATGTGGTTGGGCTGCGAGTCATAGCTTAGAAGGCGCGAAAGAATTGGCGCGTGAAATGTTAGCAAAAAAAGAGCAATGGACTCAAGTATTCGCTGAAACAGCGAACTAA
- a CDS encoding PLP-dependent cysteine synthase family protein, with protein MNYVTNIQQLIGNTPLLELTHSKIPNGCRIFAKLEYFNPGGSVKDRLGVSLIEDAEKRGVLKPGGTIIEPTAGNTGIGLAIAAIGKGYHVKFVVPEKFSQEKQGLMRALGAEVINTPTEEGIKGAIKKAEQLVKEQNAFSPSQFSNPANPETYVQTLAPELWNALDGEIDVFVAGAGSGGTFMGTARYLKSQKPSIKTVIVEPEGSILNGGSSGPHLTEGIGMEFLPDYMDKSYFEAIHTITDKDAFMAVRELAKTEGLLVGSSSGAAFVAALREAENAKPGSHIVTVFADSSERYMSQQIYDRSFEEE; from the coding sequence ATGAACTATGTAACAAACATTCAGCAATTGATCGGGAACACACCATTACTAGAATTAACGCATAGTAAAATCCCAAACGGTTGCCGCATCTTTGCTAAGCTTGAATATTTCAATCCAGGCGGAAGCGTCAAAGACCGATTAGGCGTTTCGCTTATTGAAGATGCTGAAAAACGGGGTGTCCTCAAACCAGGTGGCACAATCATCGAACCAACTGCCGGCAATACCGGTATTGGTTTGGCAATTGCTGCTATCGGCAAAGGGTATCACGTAAAATTTGTAGTACCCGAAAAATTCAGCCAAGAAAAACAAGGTTTGATGCGTGCATTAGGAGCAGAAGTCATTAACACACCGACGGAAGAAGGCATTAAAGGTGCCATCAAAAAAGCCGAGCAATTGGTTAAAGAGCAAAATGCATTTTCACCTTCGCAATTTTCCAACCCGGCGAATCCTGAGACCTATGTTCAAACGCTTGCTCCTGAACTATGGAATGCATTAGACGGAGAAATTGACGTCTTTGTTGCAGGAGCTGGATCAGGTGGAACTTTTATGGGGACCGCTCGCTATTTAAAATCGCAAAAGCCATCGATAAAAACGGTCATTGTGGAACCAGAAGGCTCAATATTAAACGGTGGGTCATCAGGACCTCATTTGACCGAAGGCATCGGCATGGAATTTTTGCCGGATTATATGGATAAAAGCTATTTTGAAGCGATTCATACAATTACGGACAAAGATGCATTCATGGCAGTTCGAGAACTAGCGAAGACAGAAGGCTTGTTGGTTGGTAGTTCGTCAGGGGCGGCATTTGTAGCAGCGTTACGCGAAGCCGAAAATGCGAAGCCTGGAAGTCATATTGTGACGGTGTTTGCCGATTCAAGTGAACGCTATATGAGTCAACAAATTTACGATAGAAGTTTTGAGGAGGAATAG
- a CDS encoding bifunctional cystathionine gamma-lyase/homocysteine desulfhydrase: MKPKTRLIHGGIVGDEATGAVSTPIYQVSTYKQEAVGKFKGYEYSRTGNPTRHALEELIADVEFGHAGFAFGSGMAAISSVMMLFSAGDHIVLTDDVYGGTYRVINKVLNRFGLEFTFVDTGNLAEVEAAVKENTKAIFIETPTNPLLKVTDIEAVAAFAKSKNLVTIVDNTFMTPYLQNPIKLGADIVLHSATKYIGGHSDVVAGLVVVNSAELAEEVHFVQNSIGAILGPQDSWLLIRGLKTLGLRMEEANSNAQKIAEFLEGHDAVGKVIYPGLESHPGRELIQKQAAGFGGMISFDVGSKEKAGELLAKLKYFTLAESLGAVESLISVPAQMTHASIPIERRAELGIVEGLVRISVGIEDVEDLIEDLAYALK, translated from the coding sequence GTGAAACCAAAAACAAGATTAATTCACGGTGGCATTGTCGGCGACGAAGCAACAGGCGCTGTATCGACACCGATTTACCAAGTGAGCACGTATAAGCAAGAAGCGGTCGGGAAATTTAAAGGCTATGAATATTCACGTACCGGAAACCCAACACGTCATGCACTGGAAGAATTGATAGCAGATGTCGAATTCGGTCATGCTGGATTTGCATTTGGCTCAGGGATGGCTGCTATTTCATCAGTTATGATGTTGTTTTCAGCAGGTGACCATATTGTGTTAACCGATGATGTATACGGTGGAACTTACCGTGTCATCAATAAAGTATTAAACCGCTTTGGATTAGAATTTACTTTTGTGGATACTGGAAACCTAGCAGAAGTAGAAGCCGCTGTAAAAGAAAACACAAAAGCGATTTTCATTGAAACACCGACCAACCCATTGCTAAAAGTAACGGATATTGAAGCTGTTGCAGCATTTGCGAAGTCGAAAAACTTAGTAACGATTGTAGACAATACATTCATGACGCCTTATTTACAAAACCCAATTAAATTAGGGGCAGATATTGTCTTGCATAGTGCGACAAAATACATTGGCGGACATAGTGATGTTGTGGCGGGACTGGTTGTTGTGAATTCAGCGGAGCTTGCTGAGGAAGTTCACTTTGTGCAAAATTCGATCGGTGCAATTTTAGGACCACAAGATTCGTGGTTGCTTATTCGTGGATTAAAAACTCTAGGCTTGCGCATGGAAGAAGCGAACTCTAATGCTCAAAAAATCGCGGAATTTTTAGAAGGACATGACGCTGTTGGAAAAGTGATTTATCCGGGACTTGAAAGTCACCCGGGACGCGAATTAATACAAAAACAAGCGGCGGGCTTTGGCGGTATGATTTCGTTTGATGTCGGCAGTAAAGAAAAAGCTGGAGAATTACTGGCAAAACTAAAATACTTTACATTGGCCGAAAGCTTAGGGGCAGTTGAAAGTTTAATTTCTGTGCCAGCGCAAATGACACACGCATCTATTCCAATTGAACGCCGTGCAGAGTTAGGTATTGTAGAAGGTTTAGTGCGAATTTCAGTCGGAATAGAAGATGTAGAAGATTTGATTGAAGACCTAGCATATGCATTAAAATGA
- a CDS encoding glycine C-acetyltransferase, translating into MSKKLDAFLDENLTELKEQGLYNEIDPVEGPNGAIIKVRGKDLINLSSNNYLGLATNEDLKQVAKDAIDKYGVGAGAVRTINGTLDLHVKLEEKLAEFKGTAAAISYQSGFNCNMAAISAVMDKNDAILSDQLNHASIIDGCRLSKAKIIAFKHSDMEDLRMKAKEATESGLYNKVMVITDGVFSMDGDIAKLPEIVEIAKEFDLITYVDDAHGSGVTGKGKGTVKHFGLEKEIDMQMGTLSKAVGVVGGYVAGKKNLIDWLKVRSRPFLFSTAVTPGDVAAITAAVQMIIDSTELHDKLWENGDYLKKGLDALGFDIGHSETPITPCIIGDEKLTQEFSKRLFEEGVYAKSIVFPTVPKGTGRVRNMPTAAHTKEMLDEAIATYEKVGKALGVIN; encoded by the coding sequence TTGTCAAAAAAACTAGATGCATTTTTAGATGAGAACTTAACAGAATTAAAAGAGCAAGGTCTTTACAATGAAATTGACCCGGTTGAAGGACCAAACGGCGCGATCATTAAAGTTCGCGGCAAAGACCTGATCAACCTTTCTTCAAATAACTACTTAGGACTTGCGACAAACGAAGACTTGAAACAAGTAGCAAAAGACGCAATCGATAAGTATGGCGTTGGAGCAGGTGCTGTTCGTACGATTAACGGAACACTTGATTTACACGTAAAATTAGAAGAAAAGCTTGCTGAATTCAAAGGAACAGCAGCAGCAATTTCCTATCAATCTGGTTTTAACTGCAACATGGCGGCGATTTCAGCTGTAATGGATAAAAACGATGCCATTCTTTCGGATCAATTAAACCACGCATCGATTATCGATGGTTGCCGTTTATCGAAAGCGAAAATCATCGCATTTAAACACTCGGATATGGAAGATTTGCGCATGAAAGCAAAAGAAGCAACAGAATCTGGCCTTTACAATAAAGTGATGGTCATCACAGACGGCGTCTTCTCGATGGATGGGGATATTGCCAAACTTCCAGAAATCGTGGAAATCGCAAAAGAATTTGATTTGATTACGTATGTGGATGATGCACACGGATCAGGCGTAACGGGCAAAGGTAAAGGAACGGTAAAACATTTCGGTCTTGAAAAAGAAATCGATATGCAAATGGGAACTTTATCTAAAGCAGTCGGCGTTGTCGGTGGTTATGTAGCCGGTAAGAAAAACCTAATCGACTGGTTAAAAGTTCGTTCACGTCCGTTCTTGTTTTCAACAGCGGTAACTCCAGGAGACGTTGCAGCGATCACTGCAGCGGTACAAATGATTATTGACTCAACAGAATTGCACGATAAGCTATGGGAAAATGGCGATTACTTGAAAAAAGGTCTAGACGCATTAGGCTTTGACATCGGTCATTCCGAAACACCAATCACACCTTGCATCATCGGCGACGAGAAGTTAACACAAGAATTTTCGAAGCGCTTATTTGAAGAAGGCGTTTATGCAAAATCAATCGTCTTCCCAACAGTTCCAAAAGGCACGGGACGCGTACGCAATATGCCAACAGCGGCTCACACAAAAGAAATGTTAGATGAAGCGATCGCGACTTACGAAAAAGTCGGCAAAGCATTAGGCGTTATCAACTAA
- a CDS encoding M20 metallopeptidase family protein yields the protein MTIIQQIDSLFEEMVEIRRYLHMNPELSHQEIATPAFIAEQLEAMGVDVRRNVGGRGVVGTIRGGKPGKTIAFRADFDALPIEDQKDVSYKSTIPGVMHACGHDGHTAALLGFAKAMVAIQKDLPGTIVLIHQFGEELSPGGARAMIEDGCLDGVDAVFGAHLQSKMDVGRVYLRDGFLQASEDAIKITVHGSGTHGAEPHQGIDPILVASHIMVALQSIVSRNANPLKELVVSIGKFHAGDADNVISSKAVLEGTIRVFDPELRILAGQRLRAIVENVAIAMGATAELIIETGYDSLWNHLTETDIVRAAARGVLGDEHVVEIDPIMPVEDFTYYTQAKPGAYFFVGAKMDNSELVYPHHHENFDFNENAMLVTAKVFAAIYFEAQEKALDSIRVDLDSI from the coding sequence ATGACAATCATACAACAAATCGATTCGTTGTTCGAAGAGATGGTAGAAATTAGAAGATACTTACATATGAATCCTGAGTTGTCGCATCAAGAAATCGCGACTCCTGCTTTTATTGCAGAGCAACTAGAAGCAATGGGCGTTGACGTTCGTCGTAATGTTGGTGGACGAGGGGTTGTTGGGACAATTCGTGGCGGTAAACCGGGCAAGACAATCGCGTTCCGTGCCGATTTCGATGCGTTGCCGATTGAGGATCAAAAAGATGTCTCGTATAAATCTACGATCCCTGGTGTTATGCATGCTTGTGGACACGACGGACATACCGCTGCGTTACTTGGTTTTGCAAAAGCGATGGTCGCGATCCAAAAAGATTTGCCTGGAACCATCGTGTTAATCCATCAATTTGGTGAGGAACTATCACCAGGCGGGGCACGTGCCATGATTGAAGATGGTTGCTTAGACGGGGTCGATGCAGTTTTCGGTGCTCATTTGCAGAGCAAGATGGATGTGGGGCGCGTTTATTTGCGGGATGGCTTTTTGCAAGCTTCTGAAGATGCTATCAAGATTACCGTCCACGGTTCTGGAACTCATGGCGCAGAACCTCATCAAGGCATCGACCCGATTTTAGTAGCGAGCCATATTATGGTCGCGCTTCAATCCATTGTTAGCCGTAACGCCAATCCATTAAAAGAATTAGTCGTTTCTATCGGTAAATTCCATGCGGGTGATGCTGATAACGTTATTTCAAGCAAAGCTGTTTTAGAAGGCACCATTCGTGTCTTTGATCCTGAGCTTCGCATACTTGCAGGACAACGTTTACGGGCAATTGTGGAAAATGTCGCCATAGCGATGGGCGCCACTGCCGAATTGATCATCGAAACAGGCTACGACTCGCTTTGGAATCACCTCACTGAAACGGATATTGTTCGTGCCGCTGCACGCGGCGTGCTGGGAGATGAACATGTAGTGGAAATCGATCCGATTATGCCAGTTGAGGATTTTACGTATTATACGCAAGCTAAGCCAGGCGCGTACTTTTTTGTTGGCGCCAAAATGGATAATAGCGAATTGGTTTACCCGCATCACCATGAAAACTTTGATTTTAATGAAAATGCCATGTTGGTGACGGCAAAAGTCTTTGCTGCGATTTATTTTGAGGCGCAAGAAAAGGCTTTGGACAGTATTCGGGTTGATTTGGACAGTATTTGA